The following proteins are encoded in a genomic region of Arachis ipaensis cultivar K30076 chromosome B02, Araip1.1, whole genome shotgun sequence:
- the LOC107623806 gene encoding dof zinc finger protein DOF3.7 isoform X2: MEGIGPNNNSCTTRPHNNEGGGGNNNNNLEKKARPQEQLNCPRCNSTNTKFCYYNNYSLTQPRYFCKTCRRYWTEGGSLRNVPVGGGSRKNKIKINTNNNNNNNNSSSSSSTTSTPSSNSKVLVHQDLLNPNNNRVIQGQDLNLAFPSMDHHNNYHHALELLRSSMASRGLSNPYYASSNSSLVPSNSSSVIYPTSGLGFPTMQEVVNNNKQNSGNLGFSSSSSIMDHQENIVNNSDGGGRVLFPFGEVMKSAEENNNKEQGNNSSSTANGGYWNGMMGQGSW, from the exons AAGGCCTCATAATAATGAAGGTGGTGGTggaaataacaacaacaatttaGAGAAGAAAGCAAGGCCACAAGAGCAATTGAATTGTCCAAGGTGCAATTCAACAAACACAAAGTTTTGCTACTACAACAATTATAGCCTCACACAACCAAGGTATTTTTGCAAGACTTGTAGAAGGTATTGGACTGAAGGTGGGTCCCTCAGGAATGTTCCTGTTGGTGGTGGTTCAAGGAAGAACAAGATCAAGATCAAtaccaataacaacaataataataacaactcttCGTCATCGTCGTCAACAACATCAACACCTTCATCAAATTCAAAGGTTCTTGTTCATCAAGACCTACTAAACCCTAATAATAATAGGGTTATTCAAGGACAAGATCTTAATCTTGCTTTTCCATCTATGGATCATCACAACAATTATCATCATG CTTTGGAGCTTTTAAGGTCAAGCATGGCTTCTAGGGGTTTGAGTAATCCATATTATGCTTCTTCTAATTCTTCATTGGTACCATCAAATTCATCAAGTGTAATTTACCCTACTTCTGGATTAGGGTTTCCAACCATGCAAGAAGTAGTTAACAATAATAAGCAAAATAGTGGTAACCTTGgattttcatcttcttcatcaattATGGATCATCAAGAGAATATTGTTAATAATAGTGATGGTGGAGGAAGAGTTCTTTTCCCTTTTGGAGAGGTGATGAAGAGTGCTgaagaaaacaacaacaaagaaCAAGGGAATAATTCATCAAGCACTGCCAATGGTGGATATTGGAATGGAATGATGGGTCAAGGGTCATGGTGA
- the LOC107623806 gene encoding dof zinc finger protein DOF2.5 isoform X1: MEGIGPNNNSCTTRPHNNEGGGGNNNNNLEKKARPQEQLNCPRCNSTNTKFCYYNNYSLTQPRYFCKTCRRYWTEGGSLRNVPVGGGSRKNKIKINTNNNNNNNNSSSSSSTTSTPSSNSKVLVHQDLLNPNNNRVIQGQDLNLAFPSMDHHNNYHHGLLPFIDMVNNNNNSSSNNNNNNSNGDAPSSLSALELLRSSMASRGLSNPYYASSNSSLVPSNSSSVIYPTSGLGFPTMQEVVNNNKQNSGNLGFSSSSSIMDHQENIVNNSDGGGRVLFPFGEVMKSAEENNNKEQGNNSSSTANGGYWNGMMGQGSW; encoded by the coding sequence AAGGCCTCATAATAATGAAGGTGGTGGTggaaataacaacaacaatttaGAGAAGAAAGCAAGGCCACAAGAGCAATTGAATTGTCCAAGGTGCAATTCAACAAACACAAAGTTTTGCTACTACAACAATTATAGCCTCACACAACCAAGGTATTTTTGCAAGACTTGTAGAAGGTATTGGACTGAAGGTGGGTCCCTCAGGAATGTTCCTGTTGGTGGTGGTTCAAGGAAGAACAAGATCAAGATCAAtaccaataacaacaataataataacaactcttCGTCATCGTCGTCAACAACATCAACACCTTCATCAAATTCAAAGGTTCTTGTTCATCAAGACCTACTAAACCCTAATAATAATAGGGTTATTCAAGGACAAGATCTTAATCTTGCTTTTCCATCTATGGATCATCACAACAATTATCATCATGGTTTGTTACCATTTATTGATatggttaataataataataatagtagtagtaataataataataataatagtaatggtGATGCACCAAGTTCTCTTTCAGCTTTGGAGCTTTTAAGGTCAAGCATGGCTTCTAGGGGTTTGAGTAATCCATATTATGCTTCTTCTAATTCTTCATTGGTACCATCAAATTCATCAAGTGTAATTTACCCTACTTCTGGATTAGGGTTTCCAACCATGCAAGAAGTAGTTAACAATAATAAGCAAAATAGTGGTAACCTTGgattttcatcttcttcatcaattATGGATCATCAAGAGAATATTGTTAATAATAGTGATGGTGGAGGAAGAGTTCTTTTCCCTTTTGGAGAGGTGATGAAGAGTGCTgaagaaaacaacaacaaagaaCAAGGGAATAATTCATCAAGCACTGCCAATGGTGGATATTGGAATGGAATGATGGGTCAAGGGTCATGGTGA